A genomic region of Raphanus sativus cultivar WK10039 chromosome 6, ASM80110v3, whole genome shotgun sequence contains the following coding sequences:
- the LOC108813059 gene encoding LOW QUALITY PROTEIN: protein NRT1/ PTR FAMILY 2.10-like (The sequence of the model RefSeq protein was modified relative to this genomic sequence to represent the inferred CDS: inserted 1 base in 1 codon), with protein sequence MLEMKNRVIFSHRQREVKXNNNNYTQFEETMERKPFEVETMKTDEDQKPYSAVDGGGSDSVDSFDEDQKKLVYRGWKVMPFIIGNETFEKLGIIGTLSNLLVYLTQVFNLKKYTAATIINAFSGTINFGTFLAAFLCDTYFGRYKTLTVAVIACFLGSLAILLTAAVPGLHPTPCGTKSSCEGPDGGQIAFLMLGLALLVVGAGGIRPCNLAFGADQFNPKSESGKKGINSFFNWYFFTFTFAQIISLTLVVYIQSNVSWTIGLSIPVGLMFLACVIFFAGHKLYVKVKASGSPLAGIARVIAAAISKRGLKPVKQPWVDLYNHIPRNYANLTLKYTDQFRFLDKAAIMTPEDKLNSDGTASDAWKLCTMQQVEEVKCIIRVIPIWFACAIYYLAISMQMTYPVFQAQQSDRRLGSGGFKIPAATYVVFLMTGMTVFIIIYDRVLVPSLKRVTGLDTGITLLQRIGAGIFFAVLSLLVSGFIEERRRSIALTRQTLGMEPRAGEISSMSAMWLIPQLVLAGIAEAFAAIGQMEFYYKQFPENMRSFAGSIFYVGGGVSSYLASFLISTVHRTTEHSPSGNWLAEDLNKAKLDYFYFMLTGLMVVNMVYFLIVAKFYRYKGSDDKGISAIETNEDEQKQREKNSV encoded by the exons ATGCTTGAGATGAAGAATAGAGTCATCTTCAGCCATAGACAGAGAGAAGTTA AGAATAACAATAATTACACACAGTTTGAAGAAACCATGGAAAGAAAGCCTTTTGAGGTTGAGACAATGAAGACGGATGAGGATCAGAAACCCTACTCCGCCGTCGATGGCGGTGGTTCTGATTCGGTCGATTCATTTGATGAAGATCAGAAAAAGCTCGTGTATAGAGGATGGAAAGTCATGCCTTTTATCATTG GTAACGAAACATTTGAGAAGCTTGGGATCATTGGGACGTTATCAAACCTTCTTGTGTACCTAACTCAAGTTTTCAACCTCAAGAAATACACAGCTGCAACAATCATCAATGCCTTTAGTGGCACTATCAACTTCGGCACTTTCCTCGCTGCTTTCCTCTGCGACACTTACTTTGGTCGCTACAAGACTCTCACTGTTGCTGTCATCGCTTGTTTTCTG GGATCGCTTGCGATACTACTCACGGCAGCAGTTCCGGGACTGCACCCGACTCCTTGTGGAACAAAAAGTTCATGCGAAGGGCCTGATGGGGGCCAGATTGCGTTTCTGATGTTGGGTTTAGCGCTTCTCGTGGTTGGTGCCGGTGGTATCAGGCCGTGTAACTTGGCCTTTGGTGCCGATCAGTTCAACCCCAAATCCGAATCAGGAAAGAAAGGAATCAACAGTTTCTTCAACTGGTACTTCTTCACTTTCACGTTCGCGCAGATCATCTCGCTCACGCTAGTTGTGTATATCCAGTCCAACGTGAGCTGGACCATCGGTTTGAGTATCCCTGTGGGTCTCATGTTCTTGGCTTGCGTCATTTTCTTCGCTGGTCATAAACTTTATGTAAAAGTGAAAGCCTCCGGTAGTCCCTTGGCTGGTATAGCTCGTGTTATAGCAGCCGCCATCTCGAAACGAGGATTGAAGCCGGTTAAGCAGCCTTGGGTCGATCTTTACAATCACATTCCTCGTAACTATGCAAACTTAACCCTAAAATACACCGACCAGTTCAG GTTTCTAGACAAAGCAGCGATAATGACTCCTGAGGACAAGTTAAACTCTGATGGAACAGCTTCTGATGCATGGAAACTATGTACGATGCAGCAAGTGGAAGAAGTGAAATGTATTATAAGAGTGATTCCAATCTGGTTCGCTTGTGCTATCTACTACCTTGCAATAAGCATGCAAATGACTTATCCCGTCTTCCAAGCGCAACAGAGCGACAGGAGATTAGGTTCCGGTGGCTTCAAGATCCCCGCAGCCACCTATGTGGTGTTCTTGATGACCGGTATGACGGTTTTCATCATAATCTACGACCGTGTCCTTGTCCCTTCGCTCAAAAGAGTGACCGGTCTAGACACTGGTATAACACTCTTGCAAAGAATAGGAGCGGGGATCTTTTTTGCGGTGCTGAGTTTATTGGTCTCCGGGTTCATAGAGGAGCGTAGAAGAAGCATTGCGCTGACAAGACAGACCCTAGGGATGGAGCCTAGAGCGGGAGAGATCTCATCGATGTCAGCGATGTGGCTGATTCCGCAGCTGGTTCTTGCAGGGATAGCTGAAGCTTTTGCAGCCATCGGACAGATGGAGTTTTACTACAAACAGTTTCCTGAGAACATGAGGAGCTTCGCTGGCTCGATCTTCTACGTCGGTGGAGGTGTTTCTAGCTACCTCGCTAGCTTCTTGATCTCCACTGTTCATCGGACGACTGAACATTCACCTTCGGGGAACTGGTTAGCTGAGGATCTGAACAAGGCGAAATTGGATTACTTCTATTTCATGCTCACGGGGCTCATGGTCGTTAACATGGTGTACTTCTTGATAGTGGCTAAGTTTTATAGATACAAAGGCAGTGATGATAAAGGCATCTCTGCTATTGAGACCAATGAAGATGAGCAGAAGCAGCGAGAGAAGAACTCGGTCTAA